From the genome of Monomorium pharaonis isolate MP-MQ-018 chromosome 1, ASM1337386v2, whole genome shotgun sequence:
ctCTTGTCGGGCTATAGAATTTAACGAATCGAGGACTTtactaaaataacaaaaaattcgtTTTGCGAAACCTCTCGGATTTCGCAAGGTGTTTTCGCGTTCAGATCAGATTTGTCATCGAGTAAAATCATTAAAGTTTCCACGTTGTCCTTTAAATTTGGCCGCGAAACACGTGTGAGTGACTCAGCCGCTCTCACACGCATGACGCGTCACCGTAGGCATTTTACACGCAGATGTAGGGCCTAACCCGGGCGCGTGCCTCCGCTCTGTATCGCCTCGGTGAATGGTGCCTATGTTTCGGACCCCTTGCTctcgggggagggggggggggagggggggaggatCGATAGTCGCACACCTGGCCCTTAAAGTGCTATACCGGTGTGCGATCTAGACGTCTTCCGAGGCTGGCGAGGCGATAAGCCTGGAAGACGACTCGGGAACTACCTCGAGACCTCGTCCCACGTTCACTCAGCCAAAGAGACGGACCGAGAGTAAAAGGGAAGTTGCCTTCCTGTGCTTCCTACCGCGCGCAGACTTGCCTCGATTGTCAAAGGCTATTGTTGTTCCTCATTTGCGGATGTCGACCGATAATATGGAAAAGTGACGCACGACGGTCAGTCGCGCGAAATGAATTCTAAATGAGACTTTGCCTCATCACCTCCGAAGCTACCTCCTATTCATcacgtatttttcttttgagtCACTCAGAAACTTGAGCGTTCACCTGAATTCTTCTCACCGGTCTCAttacatgtattaaaatttggtttataaaGTAAAACGAATGCTAAAGTGATAATGCTCTTggagttttatttattttatgctaatATCCATTTCTTAATTCCAGTGCTCTGAGAGAAAAGCGTTTGATAGTTATGACTATACttgtatgataaaataattatagttaacggCCCCATTTTTCTTAGTTAAATGTAACGTTCATGGTTTTATAgatcatgaaaaaaaattgaccataaattacgataatttcaaatattaacacagaaaaaaaatatcaggaAGATAGTTAAGAAATGTAGTAAGTAAGTATAAGTAAGATTAGGTATAGATAGTAAATGTAGGTATAGATAGGGAaagaaaaactgtaaatagaGAAGAAGACTGTAAGGACAGTtgtgcaatataaaatatgttatgttatattgtgtttaagttaatatattatgaaatgAGTTTCTACAGATATACAAGAAGTAATTAGGATTACACAGGCAGAAGAATTTGTAAAGGAAAGTTTAGGGAGGGcaaaagagattaaaataagaatattagcCTGGATAGataagatagaaaaatggATGAATGGATGAATGGATGAGTGTGAAGTTAGAAATTGTAAACCAAGTCCCCTTCTTGGCTATTGTAATGCTAAATTATATAGTAACcgtataataataacagctctataatttttataattagaactactataaatatatcgtTGACAAAATTACGAATTCTAGTTAAATTAAGTAAACCAAAACATATTTGAAACGTTTCTGTTTCTCTGTACGCTACATGCGCAACATCGTTTATTACAGAACAAGCTGACCTCGACATTCTCCTTCGGTTACTGCAATTTTCAACCGAGTTTTTGTGCAGTGTTTGATTCATACGAATCGACAACTCATACAAGCTACAATTATTGCatcaagaaaaaaagtgaaaaaagtaTCGTTATCTCTTTCCACTCGTCTTCGTCGCGATAAGAGAAATCGCAGCGCGATGATCCCACACCATTCGCGCAGATCTATCCGCTTTGCACACTAGAACCCGAATCACCTTGTGTCTACAGAAGCTCAATTAAAGGCCTTCCGGCGCGCGCTGTCCCGTCAAAGAGAACGCGCGTCTCGTTACGGTTTGACGGTTACGCACGGACACGCGCGTCGCCCCACGCGTGTGCGTGAATTGAGAGCAGGGtggggagggagagaagagaCGAGCGCCCCATGCGTGCAAGCTGCCCCCATGGCAAAGGGGGAGGCAGAAGGCAGAAAGGGAAATGACGACGAGGGGTCCGCTGCTCCGTCGTTTTCATATGACTTGGCTTACGCGGCTTTCGGGGCGGGCAGAGGGAGGGACGGACGCGAAGAGATCGAGTCAGCGACGGGGAAGTCGGAAGTCAGTCGATTGTGGGGCATTAGCGCGCTCAGGTTCAATCGTATCCGCGCGCCGTACCGGCGTGGCCGTGGACACGCGTGCGTGTACACGTGTATACGCGGTGTATAGCAGTTCATATCCGCGAGACGCGAGAACGTTTTCTGGAGGATCCCGGGATCGCGATGCGGATTCGGGACGCGCGTCCAGAGTGATTCGCTCGCTAGACCGATCGGggaattgaatatttttccgAGCAAAATATTTCCAGATTTTAATAAGACAGAGTTATCGCTTTTTGTTCAACGGAACCTCCGCGAGATTCGCGGTCTCATTGGAGGTCCGGGTTATCTGAAGAAGAAGAGTATACGTGTCGTGTGCGGGACTCACCATTAAGCAGCAAGCGGCCTGTGGGGGTTGCGACGAACACCATACGGTCGTTCTCCAAGTCGTGGCCACGCGACCACCGGCCGTGGGAGGGTCGTTGCGCTCCGTTGGCTTGTGAAAGCACCCCCGTTGAAGTAAAACACAGTGCGCTCCGGGTGCATCCTGACCACCTCGGGGTCGCGTGAACGTTTATCGGGCTCCCTCGTCCACGGAGGCGCGCTCCTGCGAATaacaaaagaacaaaaatactTGAAGTAAAGGTGAAAATTTCGCgatatttttgtctttcttcGCGTCGACTTCAGTTTCGACGAAGTATTTTACAAACTTTGTTGAGTGAAAACAGTGAAGAAAACATGAGCGCCTTCAAAAGATATCAGAGCAAGGTGTTCTGGAACCAAATGGCTGTACATGATCTGGAGGACGATCATTTTGCAGGAAGAAACGATCCTCCGCGTTACTCTCTTAACGAATGTAAAAAGGAGGAAccgaaagaagaagaagaagaaaattcGACCAAATCGGAAAACGACACGGTCGACAATGCGAATATTACCGCAATACACGTGTGTAATAAAAGCgacgaaaatataaaacagaaCGAGTGTCGGATTTCATTGATACGCGACGAAAGTTTGACGCGTCGCAggtaagtaaaataataacaaattcactattaaatattgttacaagAATAAGTACTTATTTAtcttcctttaaaaaaaaaaaaaaaaacaaattaattttagatatccGGGAAAaatcttcaaattaaaatagatcaATTGGCAAACcgataaaattagaattattgcTTAAATTCTGCACTGATATAATTTGATCCttgatataaagatttttttctagttATCTTATTCCTcgaataatattacttttgaatattaaaagtaaataatttaaaataaaatcgttttttttttttaaattaattataaaagttatacactagaaaaaataatacctttaacaagttactttttaaggcatttttttaacagcaaCCACgccaaaaaaaatgtttcattgaTGTTTCATTGGTCAGAATTCTCGatgtcaaaatatattactaatttttgcctctgctattatatataaaatttataaattctgctTCTATCAGATTGATAAAgtgcaatatacatatatgcattgTATTTGCTAgctatttatctatcttaatttttacacatatgcAATTTTTGGTGTAGttgcaagattattttttgagtgggtaaaatacacaaatatgtattttattttatatagcaaaaaattttgttgcttctgataaatatatgtaaattaaaaaatattagtttatattaattaaatagtgttgtttgtacatttaaattttaattattatattttattatttgaaacaaaacCTTTCctagtgtaaaaaaaattccgagtatattacgtttaaaatgatattatgttgatgatatttgaattaactatcaaaataatatttgaatatccaGAATGACAACGGACGAGACGGataaaagagaagagagggaggaggaggaggaggagcgCGAGATAAGAAATAGATCTTATAGCCCTTTGAGTCAGGATTTCAAGAGCCAGGACTCCGGATTCTCCGATTCCGAAAGATCGGACTGCTCGGAGGCTTATGAAAACGCGACTCCGAGACGGAAATTGAGGACGAAACGAGTAAGGAGACGCAGAATTCAGCTGGCTTCACCGTGGCTAGAAGAGGGATCTTCCCCGATGCCGACGCACACATCCACGCCGAAAGATACCAGGATATTCGCAAGGCATCGTTTCAGGAAATCCGCAAGCAGCCTATCACGAGAACGGAGGtaagcaaattttattagcttacattaattaaaaaaaaaaaaccaaaaaccGCCGAAGCGAATCGCAAGCGTACGACTTATTTACTTCGTTTCAAcccatacaaatatattacagatgtatattgaaaatatctgTTGCAAAGCACTGTCAAAATATCTtagaaataagaatatttctaAGATGTTTTCAAGATACTAAAAAATCATGATACTTTTGTCTCAAATgtgatatgtaatttttatctgttttaatcttatctttaatcttatatttaagataatctaaagtttatatatcttaagatatataaataatgttgcataacttattttattgattacaaaatatatctcaAGATGAACATAaacttaaacaaaataaaaaatttaataccgACTATATTATATGCAAAAACATGGCAGAGATATCCTTTTGCAAGCAACACGTGATATAAAGTAATGATGTCCTGtagatattttatgaatatctgagaattaaaaatcttaaaattgatttaaaactgTAAGTACAGGGATATCTGATTATAACTCACAATCAGATATTTGTTTTGTATGGGAAGCATCGTTTAGCACGTCGCTGACTCAGAAAATATGATTGATTGGGTCTGACTCAATGACGCGCTTATAGTTCCTCGAAAACCCGTGATTACTATCGACAGcgataataacttttaaacttcTGAAACCATACACGTGTCGCAATGGCGCCGGGAGGAACGTCCGGGGAATCGCGATAAGATTGGAGAAATAAGCCAATCGGTAGGAATGCAACACGTAAGGCAATTTCGTCGTTCGTCCACTGTAATCCCTTTCGAATAATAACAGAATAAACGTACATAGAACGTATCGCGTGGATCGTATCGCGCGCTTTATATTGTTGTAAGCTATGACGCACGCCCGAGAGAATCGGGCTCCTCTTCTCGGATGTCATAATGCGcgggagggagaaagagagagagagatgcacCGGCCTCGAGTAAATGATTATCAGTCCTCAGCCCGCGAAGGTGCCTCGCCGCTTATCGCCGAGTCATTGTATGCGTATCACGCCCTCGTATGCGCAGACTAACCGACTTATTACGGCACGTAACGAGGGCATAGGGTTCTTTTTTTCCGAGGCCTCGCCTTGTACGACGActccgagagagaaagagagattaaCGATTCGAACCggttaatacataaaataggCGCGCGATGAAGTGATCATTAGATGTTGCGCTGTCCGCTGATTAAAGAGCCCCGGCGATTCTATTGCTACGTAAAATGAtcgtgtaaattataaatgcaaatatcATTGCACATGCACGATTAAAACTTGTGACTCTCTAACGGGACGAAATAAGGAGATATTTGACTCCTTTGTGTGTATCAGGTATCACGATCCCCCTTTTCTTTGCTTTCCGCTTTAGGCGATCTACAGAGAGCGACAGAATTCCCTCTCTACTTACagctttatatattcataatgaAATCTTATCACGAATTACAGATCGTCTGAggcgcgtctctctctctatctatctatctttaGTAGTATCCCACCGggtgttaaattatttgtcaCGAGACCGGGATACCAATCGCCGGATTCCCTTGTATGGTCGTGCCTTTTCTGTTCGTCACCGTGTACATTCGTGAGGTACGTGAGCCAATGCGACGTGCCGCACGAGGAGAATACGTAAATGAATGAGCCGCGCTAGACTGGCCAGGCTCTCTCGGACGGTTTGACTGCAACCGTGGATGACAGCGAATCTACGAAGAATTCAGCTCTAGTAGCGTGCACCGgcgtggcggcggcggcggcgcgcaCAGGTGGACGCATTACAATACAACGCAACGTGCCGAAGGACCGCGAGATTAGTCATCGCGCGGTCGCGGGGTAAAGGAGTGTGTGTTCTCCGCTGCGGTTCGATTAGTCAGCTCTTACGTTCCACTAATCGCTCCCGGCGTTTCCGTTCGCCCGGAAAAACAGCGACGTCGACAACGATCTCGAGTACATTGCGTTTCGCAGTAATAGAATGACAATAGTCGCGTCGAGGTCTGTGTCGATTCGCTATGGCTCGCTTAAGGTAATTTAAAGCGACGGAAAACCATTCGAATAATATTAAGTTCTCAAAGAAAGTCATCGAGGAAAAGTCTGGAAAAATaagacatatttaaaaattttatatttctataacaatttttttttatatttaccgAACGTGTTTCCTTCCAGAGCTGACGAGAAGCGGGACGAGGCGTCGAAAGTACCCTCCTCCGTCTCGGTGCAGTCAGGAGAGAATCTGTGCGACTTTTTGTACGCGTCCGAGCCGCCGGAAGACAGCGTTCAGCCGTCAATAACGAAATCGCGGGCTTCCACCAACGGAAGCGCGAACGCGACTGCTGTCGGCAGGGATGTGTTGAACTCGAGAAATTATCGTCAATCGTCGTCCATGAGGGCATGGCTGACCGATCTCGCTACGACGACCGAAAGCGAATGCGGCAGCACGCTTCAAAGCAAGAATCTTCCGCGCAGAGGAGTTCGAGTGATGTCCGGCGAAGTTCACGCGCGGGATCTAAAGAAGCTGTCCTCCGCGGCCACCGCTGCCGCAAGCAAACTTCTGGTTAGCGCGGAACACTTCGAGCAGCATTATCGGAGCATCGTGGAGTAAGTCCGTTTTCCTTTATCCTCCAAATAATcatcaattatttcataatcatCAAAACTTGTTCCGCTtgattagaattaaattgtctTTAATTAGCCACGGTTAACtgcaagataaaaaaatgatagatGAAACAGCTATTTgtgataaacaaatttaaatgattaacagttaatttaataataattacattgatCATCGTCGTGCAGGAAAATAACTCAGTTGGAAGGCGGCAGATTCGAAATGGAGCTTCTTCGTAGTATAGAGGAAACCGCGTTTTCGATTCTCTCTCAACTGGGCGCACCTCCTCCTCGCAGAATACAGCAAGGTAATCAAAGGAGCATTGTCGCGCAGTTGCAAAATATGAAGATGTACGTCGACAGCACGGTCGACACGCGCTTGGACTTTTACATAGAGGTTAGTCCAAcaatataactataatatatatgtctaATAGTTACATTGTTCAATGGGAAATTATAACGTTGATGTTATGTTACTGTGATCGTAAattaatgatacaaaaatcTCTCTTGCAGAAAATAGTCCGAAGTCTCGAGGAAGCTCCACGGGGAGATAGTAGCGTGACTAGAGGCGCTTTGGCAGCTCTGACGGCTCTAGGATTATCGGATCCTCGCGCTGGAAGCAGCATAGCTCGGTGTTCCGGCATAAAGGCCCTCTTGACGTGTCTCGTTACCATCGGTCATACACCGGACGATCTCGTCGCGACCTCGTTACGCGCTCTGGCCAGCGCGTGCAGCTCCGCAACCGCGATCGAGTATTTCGCTCGAGAAGGCGGTCCCGAAATCCTGACGGATCTCCTGAACGCGGAATCCACTTCCGAGAAGGAGAAGACTGAAGCCACTGCTTTGGTGGTGCAAATCACAGCGTCGTGGACCAACGCGCGGGGTTTACCGTACCTCGAACCTTTCGCGGACTCGTTGATTCCGTCGTTGAATTGGGTGGTCGAGAATACCAATTGCGCGCAGACTCTGCTGTTGGCCGCCGCAGCGCTGAATCAGTTGTCCAAGTCGCGGATATGCGCTACGATTATACTTGAAGAGGATAGCGTGAGGAAGCTCCTGAGAAGCGTGAAGAAATTCGTCGGTGGTAATGTGTGGCTGATGGAGCAGGTCGCCGCGTTGATCGGTGAACTAGCGCGGCTTCCCGAAGGCCGATCGCATCTAGCAAAGGCGCGAGCCTCTGTAGCGCTAGTTTCTTTTCTCCGAATGAGGCCACCAGGCTTAGAGGACGCGTACAAGCGGCTGGAGGTCACCGCGACAGCCGCGCTAACTCGACTCTGCGTGGAGCCGGAGATCGCAAGACAGGTGGTCGCCGTCGGCGGCGGGGATTGCCTGTCAGAGCCATACAAAGTAAACGAGCCCGAAGCGGATCAGAAGGATGAGGAGGCACAAACGGGAACGGGCTTGTTCAGGTACACCAGATCGTTAAGACGGGCCTGCAAGAAGGCCGCGAAGCAGATCGGGATCGCAAAGGCCAAGGATCACAGCCCACTGGACTGAGGGGAAAATtctggaaaggaaaaaaaattcattgtaATAATTCGTACAATGATGAACAAGTTAAACGCACAAAGAGAAGACtgtaaatatgttttacaATCACGAGCTATAATATAATCacggtattttattatattataaaaaagcgTAACGCGGGGAAAACAAGTatgtatgttaaaaatgtacagatttacatgtaattttcgACGCACCGTATTGCAAGGTTGTgtactgtaaaaaatatgaatactttattttgtaatgtgcTAAAAAAATGTGCCATAATACACATacgcatttataaaaatatatatatatctattaacCATTATCTTGTTAATTGAATGTCTTAATTTGCTCCGCCCTTAAgttgatttttatgaaaaatgtctACAGTAGTCTCCAGACACGGCCTTAACTCCAAATCGCACGAGCCGAGAACAAATTTGCCCTCTGGTGCCTTAAAATAGTCTAATCCACGCCCGATTTTTATCACCCATCCGTTACTTAATCTGAAACATGAGGAGGAGGGTAACTGATAAGAAAAACCAgagataaatatacaaattttcagAACGCAATCTCAATCAGGCTTACTTGATCTGCCTGTCATGCAACGTCTCGGAAAAGGAAAAGTCGAAAGCGATGTTGCGATTCGCCAGACTCTCCTTCAGTTCAGCTAATCTCGTGATTTGCTCCTGCCCGTTATGTTCCTCTGCAATGCAAGTCGTCAGTAGGGATATACTGGTCAGTGCAGAGCACTTCTGTACAGCTAATTCGCACAATCTGACCAGATTCTggcactgtaaaaaaaatatgaaaattagaGCAGagtatctaaaatatttaacttgcaATCCCAGATAACACATGATATTTacgataaatattcataaatatttatgactatttattaattaaaatattatataaatattatataatatttatagtaaatataaaaaatatttataatatattatacatgtttcatatggtatatattataaatctttatataatgtattcaatctaagattacaaaaatattttgatagataaatgtttatataatattcaaataattatcataaatattttgtaaacctttttataaatattgtatgttGTCTGGGATGTTACGCAAACGACGACGTATATACCTGATGAAAGACCCGTATGTACGGATCCTCGATGTCGATATGCGTAACAGTAGCGTCCAGGAATCTGCCGAAGACACTCGCGTAGCCGTGCCCGGTCGACCCGTCCTCGATCCTGCTCAACTCCCTGTACGTGCCGATCGACTTCCTCCTGCTGATCAGCTCTTTTACCTTCTCGGCCCGGTCGAGGTACTCCTTCGCCTTGGACGTGAGGTACTCCACTTTGCGGACTTCCTTCGTCTCTGTTTTATTATCGAGTCTTGAACTTCTCGACAGAGAAGGATAGTAACGATAAGGCTGCtatagcatttttttttctctctctctctctctctccttctctctctcttaacaATAAACAACGAAGCTGGAGAAAGAAAGTGattacacacagaaaaatttattctcatgCTGAGAAAAGcagtttctcattttttaattttcttcttttaagtaTCAATTAACAacctttgcaaaaaatatcttcttgatgaataatcttaaatacattaatttataccgCAAATCTATCATAAGTTCGTCATAAGTAAcacatttattcaaaatatattctaaatccTAGTAATTCAATACttcaattaaacattatatatacaaatattaagccaaataaaaattcgatttatttattactttgacttttttgcaaataaattttataatattcttcaagaaaatataaattcgttTTTCAAGTATATGATAATAAGTTGTTCTAGAATTtgtaataagtatattttaagactattatcaagtatatattctttatcGAAGATAACTAtgacttattattaaaaaaaagtaaattaagtaATCGCTTTTCTTGGCACTAAAACAAATATGCTTTTGTGTGTATTGGGATACCTTTTATCGTGTCGAGGAGGATCTGCACGCCCTCCTGGTACAGCACCAATGCCATTGTGTATCGCTCTTTCTTGTCCATCTCGACCGCTCGCGTCAGGACTGATGCCGCCGCGGCCTCCATCACGGCGACTCACAACTCTGAAAGAGCAATTATGATCAGTCACACTCGTGTGTATTTGGATCGATAGGCGAGCGTCTTTGTTCTTCTAATCTGATGTGGTTTTATCTGTGAGTGCACACGTGATAGCTCAGTTAAACATATCCGTCGCTCGACGGAGGGGAATCACGTTACCTCGAAGCGACGATCGCAACGATCACCAGGGAATAACGTAACTTGCGGGCGGAGCGTGCGATTGTCGTTGATCAGGTAGCAAGAACATTTTGACATCCATAATTGGCCACTGCTGGTCCAATAACGTCTCATcccaataaataaaatatcattgacacaacattacaattttgtaacattttcaaatatgtaGTTTTTTGTGTTGTGTATaacgtaaatatttaagtaaaacgtaaaaaataatatttctacactgtaattataattaagaatattattactttgtaTTAACaacataacaatttaaaaaatatttataaaatactatggcataatatttatgtttataaaatccaCATAAAATCAACGTTTCAAAACattattgatttaatgttTGTTGCTTATTAGGATATAACCAAATAATGtccattttaaaaacattttaatgacgTTAAAAATGACGTgtgcttgctacctgggtgtTCATTGCACGGTCGAATTTTAAACaccgaatataaaaaaatcaatcgaTTAATCTCGATCAGTTACGATTGAGTATTCTCTATAATGACTCATTCGATTTGCTGACTCGATCCCATCATCGCGGACGTTGACGAAGAGTCAATTGACC
Proteins encoded in this window:
- the LOC105835966 gene encoding MIT domain-containing protein 1 yields the protein MEAAAASVLTRAVEMDKKERYTMALVLYQEGVQILLDTIKETKEVRKVEYLTSKAKEYLDRAEKVKELISRRKSIGTYRELSRIEDGSTGHGYASVFGRFLDATVTHIDIEDPYIRVFHQCQNLVRLCELAVQKCSALTSISLLTTCIAEEHNGQEQITRLAELKESLANRNIAFDFSFSETLHDRQIKLSNGWVIKIGRGLDYFKAPEGKFVLGSCDLELRPCLETTVDIFHKNQLKGGAN
- the LOC105835963 gene encoding protein inscuteable homolog — encoded protein: MSAFKRYQSKVFWNQMAVHDLEDDHFAGRNDPPRYSLNECKKEEPKEEEEENSTKSENDTVDNANITAIHVCNKSDENIKQNECRISLIRDESLTRRRMTTDETDKREEREEEEEEREIRNRSYSPLSQDFKSQDSGFSDSERSDCSEAYENATPRRKLRTKRVRRRRIQLASPWLEEGSSPMPTHTSTPKDTRIFARHRFRKSASSLSRERRADEKRDEASKVPSSVSVQSGENLCDFLYASEPPEDSVQPSITKSRASTNGSANATAVGRDVLNSRNYRQSSSMRAWLTDLATTTESECGSTLQSKNLPRRGVRVMSGEVHARDLKKLSSAATAAASKLLVSAEHFEQHYRSIVEKITQLEGGRFEMELLRSIEETAFSILSQLGAPPPRRIQQGNQRSIVAQLQNMKMYVDSTVDTRLDFYIEKIVRSLEEAPRGDSSVTRGALAALTALGLSDPRAGSSIARCSGIKALLTCLVTIGHTPDDLVATSLRALASACSSATAIEYFAREGGPEILTDLLNAESTSEKEKTEATALVVQITASWTNARGLPYLEPFADSLIPSLNWVVENTNCAQTLLLAAAALNQLSKSRICATIILEEDSVRKLLRSVKKFVGGNVWLMEQVAALIGELARLPEGRSHLAKARASVALVSFLRMRPPGLEDAYKRLEVTATAALTRLCVEPEIARQVVAVGGGDCLSEPYKVNEPEADQKDEEAQTGTGLFRYTRSLRRACKKAAKQIGIAKAKDHSPLD